A genomic stretch from Bradyrhizobium quebecense includes:
- a CDS encoding GNAT family N-acetyltransferase, whose amino-acid sequence MMIRPATEQDIPAITAIFNEAVANSNAIWTEKQDSEAERLAWMKARLALGYPVLVAAEGPVVLGYGTFGDFRAFPGYRYSVEHSVYIHADHRGRGLGRVIVDELVAAATALGKHVMIAGIDGGNPASLRLHAQAGFVEVARMPEVGRKFGRWLDLVFMQRVLDAAGAARPD is encoded by the coding sequence ATGATGATCCGCCCCGCCACCGAGCAGGACATTCCTGCGATCACCGCGATCTTCAACGAGGCGGTCGCCAACTCGAACGCGATCTGGACCGAGAAGCAGGATTCCGAGGCCGAACGGCTGGCCTGGATGAAGGCCCGGCTGGCACTGGGCTACCCGGTGCTGGTCGCGGCCGAAGGGCCTGTGGTGCTTGGGTACGGCACGTTCGGCGATTTCCGCGCCTTCCCGGGTTACCGCTACAGCGTCGAGCACAGCGTCTATATCCATGCCGACCATCGCGGCCGCGGCCTTGGCCGCGTCATCGTCGACGAGCTCGTGGCCGCCGCGACGGCGCTCGGCAAGCACGTCATGATCGCCGGCATCGACGGCGGCAATCCCGCCTCGCTGCGGCTGCACGCGCAGGCCGGCTTTGTGGAGGTCGCGCGGATGCCGGAGGTCGGACGCAAGTTCGGCCGCTGGCTCGATCTCGTCTTCATGCAGCGCGTGCTGGATGCCGCAGGCGCGGCGCGGCCCGATTAG
- the clpB gene encoding ATP-dependent chaperone ClpB: MNIEKYTERSRGFIQSAQSLAMRDGHQQFSPLHLLKVLLDDNEGLAGGLIDRAGGNSRAILKATEEALNKLPKVSGNGAGQVYLSPELARAFDAAEKAADKTGDSYVTVERLLLGLTLEKGSEAASILSKGGVTAQNLNAAIEALRKGRTADSATAENAYDALKKYARDLTQAARDGKLDPVIGRDEEIRRTIQVLSRRTKNNPVLIGEPGVGKTAIVEGLALRILNGDVPESLKDKKLLSLDMGALIAGAKYRGEFEERLKSVLQEVSSAEGGIILFIDEMHTLIGAGKTDGAMDASNLLKPALARGELHCIGATTLDEYRKHVEKDAALARRFQPIYVSEPTVEDTISILRGLKDKYEQHHGVRITDSALVAATTLSNRYITDRFLPDKAIDLMDEAAARLKMQVDSKPEELDSLDRDIIRLKIEQEALKKENDAGSKSRLQTLEKELAGLEERSAALTARWSAEKNKLSNAQKLKSELDALRVELANAQRRGEFQKAGELAYGRIPELERKLADIEAAESGKQNGGEMMEEAVTANHIAQVVSRWTGVPVDKMLEGEKDKLLKMEDALAKRVVGQAEAVRAVATAVRRARAGLQDPNRPTGSFMFLGPTGVGKTELTKALAADLFNDETAMVRLDMSEFMEKHSVSRLIGAPPGYVGYDEGGALTEAVRRRPYQVVLFDEIEKAHPDVFNVLLQVLDDGRLTDGQGRTVDFRNTLIIMTSNLGSEFLVNQPEGEDTAAVRDQVMGVVRAHFRPEFLNRIDEIILFHRLQKSEMGRIVEIQFARLRKLLEDRKIELTLEAKARDWLAEKGWDPAYGARPLKRVIQRCVQDPLAEMILAGDVKDGDRVVISEKGNVLTFNGQVPKTAEIVQFDAPVSKRKLN; this comes from the coding sequence ATGAACATCGAGAAGTATACTGAGCGCTCGCGCGGATTCATCCAGTCTGCCCAGTCGCTCGCAATGCGCGACGGTCACCAGCAATTCTCGCCCTTGCATCTGTTGAAGGTGCTGCTGGACGACAATGAGGGACTCGCCGGCGGTCTGATCGACCGTGCAGGCGGCAATTCCAGGGCGATCCTGAAAGCGACCGAAGAGGCGCTGAACAAGCTGCCGAAGGTTTCGGGCAATGGTGCGGGACAGGTCTACCTGTCGCCGGAGCTGGCGCGCGCCTTCGATGCGGCCGAAAAGGCCGCCGACAAGACCGGCGACAGCTATGTCACGGTGGAGCGGCTGCTGCTCGGGCTCACGCTCGAGAAGGGCAGCGAGGCGGCCTCCATCCTGAGCAAGGGCGGCGTCACGGCGCAGAACCTGAATGCGGCGATCGAAGCGCTGCGCAAGGGCCGCACCGCTGATTCCGCGACGGCTGAAAACGCCTACGATGCGCTGAAGAAATATGCCCGCGACCTGACCCAGGCAGCGCGCGACGGCAAGCTCGACCCGGTGATCGGCCGTGACGAGGAGATCCGCCGCACCATCCAGGTGCTATCGCGGCGGACCAAGAACAATCCCGTCCTGATCGGTGAGCCCGGCGTCGGCAAGACCGCGATCGTCGAGGGCCTGGCGTTGCGCATCCTCAACGGCGACGTGCCGGAGAGCCTGAAGGACAAGAAGCTCTTGTCGCTCGACATGGGCGCCTTGATCGCCGGCGCGAAATATCGCGGCGAGTTCGAGGAGCGGCTGAAGTCTGTCCTGCAGGAGGTCTCGTCCGCCGAGGGCGGCATCATCCTGTTCATCGACGAGATGCACACCCTGATCGGCGCCGGCAAGACCGACGGCGCGATGGACGCGTCCAACCTCCTGAAGCCTGCGCTCGCGCGCGGTGAACTGCACTGTATCGGTGCGACCACGCTCGACGAGTACCGCAAGCATGTCGAAAAGGATGCGGCGCTGGCCCGCCGGTTCCAGCCGATCTATGTCAGTGAGCCGACGGTCGAGGATACCATCTCGATCCTGCGCGGCCTGAAGGACAAATACGAGCAGCATCACGGCGTGCGTATCACCGACTCCGCGTTGGTGGCCGCGACCACGCTGTCGAACCGCTACATCACCGACCGCTTCCTGCCCGACAAGGCCATCGACCTGATGGACGAGGCGGCGGCGCGGCTGAAGATGCAGGTCGATTCCAAGCCGGAAGAGCTCGATTCGCTGGATCGCGACATCATCCGGCTGAAGATCGAGCAGGAGGCGCTGAAGAAGGAGAACGACGCCGGCTCGAAGAGCCGCTTGCAGACCCTGGAGAAGGAGCTCGCCGGGCTCGAGGAGAGGTCGGCGGCGCTGACGGCGCGCTGGAGCGCGGAGAAGAACAAGCTCTCCAATGCCCAGAAGCTGAAGAGCGAACTCGATGCGCTCCGCGTCGAGCTTGCAAATGCGCAGCGTCGCGGCGAATTCCAGAAGGCGGGCGAACTGGCCTACGGCCGGATCCCCGAGCTGGAAAGGAAGCTTGCCGACATCGAGGCAGCTGAAAGCGGCAAGCAGAACGGCGGCGAGATGATGGAGGAGGCGGTCACCGCCAACCACATCGCGCAGGTCGTCTCGCGCTGGACCGGCGTGCCGGTCGACAAGATGCTCGAGGGCGAAAAGGACAAGCTCCTGAAAATGGAGGACGCGCTCGCCAAGCGCGTCGTCGGCCAGGCCGAAGCGGTGCGCGCGGTGGCAACCGCGGTGCGCCGTGCCCGCGCAGGCCTGCAGGATCCGAACCGGCCGACCGGCTCGTTCATGTTCCTGGGGCCCACCGGCGTCGGCAAGACCGAGCTGACCAAGGCGCTCGCCGCTGACCTGTTCAACGACGAGACCGCGATGGTCCGCCTCGACATGTCCGAGTTCATGGAGAAGCACTCGGTCTCGCGGCTGATCGGCGCGCCTCCCGGCTATGTCGGCTACGACGAGGGCGGTGCACTGACCGAAGCCGTGCGGCGCCGGCCCTACCAGGTCGTGTTGTTCGACGAGATCGAGAAGGCGCATCCCGACGTCTTCAACGTGCTGTTGCAGGTGCTCGATGACGGCCGCCTGACCGATGGTCAGGGCCGCACCGTCGACTTCCGCAACACGCTGATCATCATGACTTCGAACCTCGGTTCGGAATTCCTGGTGAATCAGCCGGAAGGCGAGGACACCGCGGCGGTTCGCGATCAGGTGATGGGCGTGGTGCGGGCGCATTTCAGGCCGGAATTCCTGAACCGCATCGACGAGATCATCCTGTTCCACCGCCTGCAGAAGAGCGAGATGGGCCGCATCGTCGAGATCCAGTTCGCGCGGCTGCGCAAGCTGCTCGAGGATCGCAAGATCGAGCTCACGCTCGAGGCGAAGGCGCGGGATTGGCTCGCGGAAAAGGGCTGGGATCCGGCATACGGCGCCCGCCCGCTGAAGCGGGTGATCCAGCGCTGCGTGCAGGATCCGCTGGCCGAGATGATCCTCGCCGGCGACGTCAAGGACGGCGATCGCGTGGTGATCTCGGAGAAGGGCAACGTGCTGACCTTCAACGGTCAGGTGCCCAAAACCGCCGAGATCGTGCAGTTCGATGCCCCGGTCTCGAAGCGCAAGCTGAACTGA
- a CDS encoding IS4 family transposase: MARPGSCIRRLGEDRAGEMQFRRLLHNPSVTAAEMSRHAGDLTGQRAAGRHVVVAQDTSELILGGRRSRQCYGPVAKGNAAGLLLHVALAVEAETQGLLGLVSMQVWNRNREELAPRRKRATAAKESQRWIESSERAGEVLAAAASVTMVSDRESDFYELFVKRPQNVELVVRACQNRRIEGSEEDPDLLFTFIDAQAEQGRVAMTVPAAPGRRARDTEFAVRFAPVAVCRPLHGADPTLPETVHLTLVDVREVSEPKDGSAPVHWRLLTTHAVATLNDARQVVGFYRTRWVIEEFFRTLKTAGFDIEEADIGDPQAMINFVAAAAVAAITIKQLVQARDGNTDQLLSDAFEPDDQPILEAVSARLEGKTERQRNPHPKGSLAFVAWVIARLGGWTGYYGKPGPKVIRIGLAKFHAIKYGANLRLQNV, encoded by the coding sequence GTGGCCCGGCCTGGCTCGTGCATCCGCCGCCTCGGTGAGGACCGTGCGGGCGAGATGCAGTTTCGCCGGCTTCTTCACAATCCGTCGGTGACGGCCGCAGAGATGTCACGGCATGCCGGAGACCTCACCGGGCAGCGAGCGGCTGGTCGGCATGTTGTTGTCGCACAGGACACGTCGGAATTGATCTTGGGCGGCCGGCGGTCGCGACAATGCTACGGACCGGTCGCCAAAGGCAATGCCGCGGGTTTGTTGCTGCATGTGGCACTGGCGGTAGAGGCCGAGACGCAAGGGTTGCTCGGTCTGGTCTCGATGCAGGTCTGGAACCGTAACCGAGAGGAGTTGGCACCACGGCGCAAGCGGGCGACGGCGGCTAAGGAATCGCAACGATGGATCGAGAGCAGCGAACGGGCGGGTGAGGTACTGGCTGCGGCGGCCAGCGTCACGATGGTATCGGACCGCGAAAGCGACTTTTACGAACTGTTCGTGAAGCGTCCGCAAAACGTCGAATTGGTTGTGAGGGCCTGCCAGAATCGGCGGATCGAGGGGTCCGAAGAAGACCCGGATTTGCTGTTCACCTTCATCGACGCCCAGGCCGAACAAGGGCGCGTTGCCATGACGGTCCCCGCCGCACCAGGACGGCGCGCGCGCGATACCGAGTTCGCAGTGCGCTTCGCGCCGGTGGCCGTATGCCGGCCGCTCCATGGAGCCGATCCGACGTTGCCCGAGACGGTTCACCTGACGCTGGTCGATGTCCGCGAGGTATCGGAGCCGAAAGACGGTAGCGCACCTGTGCATTGGCGGCTTTTGACTACCCACGCTGTCGCTACATTGAACGACGCGCGTCAAGTGGTCGGCTTCTACCGGACGCGTTGGGTGATCGAGGAGTTCTTCCGTACGCTCAAGACGGCAGGCTTCGATATAGAGGAAGCCGATATCGGCGACCCGCAGGCCATGATCAACTTCGTCGCTGCTGCAGCCGTTGCGGCCATCACCATCAAGCAACTCGTCCAGGCCCGCGACGGCAACACGGATCAGCTCCTGAGCGATGCCTTCGAGCCGGACGACCAACCCATCCTCGAAGCCGTCTCCGCCCGGCTCGAAGGCAAGACCGAGCGGCAACGCAATCCGCACCCGAAGGGATCCCTGGCCTTTGTCGCTTGGGTCATCGCACGCCTCGGCGGCTGGACCGGCTACTACGGCAAGCCGGGTCCCAAAGTCATCCGCATCGGCCTTGCCAAGTTCCACGCCATCAAATACGGCGCCAATCTAAGGCTTCAGAATGTGTGA
- a CDS encoding MOSC domain-containing protein has product MDSTHTSSARITGIYRYPVKGLTPEPLPRVELKVGETLRSDRRYAIENGPSGFDPSAPKWLAKPHFLMLQRDEWLAPLRAHFDDDSHVLTLRRDGAMVAQGDLETEAGRAAIERYFADRHAGQIKGPPKVLVSPGHSFSDVPRKVVSIINLASLRAIEDMVQAPVHPLRFRANLYVEGWPAWHEASLLDQTIAIGSARANVVKRITRCAAVNVDPDTGARDLSVPNTLMQRFGNNECGIYAEIISDGSATVGDTIAAEPH; this is encoded by the coding sequence ATGGACAGCACGCACACCTCCTCCGCCCGGATCACCGGCATCTACCGCTATCCCGTCAAGGGTCTGACGCCCGAGCCGCTGCCCCGCGTCGAGCTCAAGGTCGGCGAGACGCTCCGCTCGGATCGCCGCTACGCGATCGAGAACGGCCCGAGCGGTTTCGATCCGTCGGCGCCGAAGTGGCTGGCGAAGCCGCATTTCCTGATGCTGCAGCGGGACGAGTGGCTGGCGCCACTGCGCGCCCATTTCGACGACGACAGCCACGTGCTGACCTTGCGCCGGGACGGCGCGATGGTGGCGCAGGGCGATCTCGAGACGGAAGCAGGGCGCGCGGCGATCGAGCGCTATTTCGCCGACCGTCATGCCGGCCAGATCAAGGGACCGCCCAAGGTGCTGGTGAGCCCCGGGCACAGTTTTTCCGACGTGCCGCGCAAGGTGGTCTCGATCATCAATCTAGCAAGCCTGCGGGCGATCGAGGACATGGTGCAGGCGCCGGTGCATCCGTTGCGCTTCCGCGCCAATCTCTATGTCGAGGGCTGGCCGGCCTGGCATGAGGCCAGCCTGCTCGACCAGACCATTGCGATCGGCAGCGCGCGGGCCAACGTGGTGAAGCGCATCACCCGCTGCGCCGCGGTCAATGTCGATCCCGATACCGGCGCGCGCGACCTCTCGGTCCCGAACACGCTGATGCAGCGCTTCGGCAACAATGAATGCGGCATCTACGCCGAGATCATCAGCGACGGCAGCGCGACCGTCGGCGACACGATTGCCGCGGAACCGCACTAG
- a CDS encoding M23 family metallopeptidase — MIDLGHEPPLSVDGTEAAVIDRRRVSVQWFSGTILTGLCGAALIGGAVFASLDGEMTFAKVPERVEGALRGAFTGNDRVVSLHKGDRLPPPSESSASRSLVRVSTVTRVGNRDVMRVRPFIRISGNLSMTTSDLSSKIPAFNAQRLLTDVGSDTPAAAEDPNAADAAEPDAEVSFVTKDLGSVLPKAKLAAVVALDDVLMRVRDAANWRGSGGSVRYASLANAAADATGAGPDIRMAYATEGNTSDPYAGFETRVVPENVTLLPKTKEQVTGGNPVGERVHLVKKGDSITSILRDQGATPDEAKAIAATLGPRGRDGGLKEGQKVRILMAPSAPGARLQPYRVVVANDSVVEAIAALSDIGKYVAVDVQSMNTTTDTADNSSDDDEDDGSGVRLYQSIYETALRNKVPPTVIDDMVKIYSYDVDFQRKVQPGDSFDVFYAGEDEGVTSTEKTEVLYAALTVGGETKKYYRFQSSDDGVVDYYDETGKSAKKFLVRKPVNNAIMRSGFGGRRHPILGYVKMHTGVDWATAYGTPIFASGNGMLEKVGYEGGYGKYIRIKHSNGYETAYGHMSAFAKGMEIGKKVRQGQVIGFVGSTGQSTGPHVHYEILVNGRFVDPMRVKLPRGRSLEGPMLAGFEKERDRIEAQMSSRGSSRIVSDATSSTSQTRSITNR; from the coding sequence ATGATCGATCTCGGTCACGAACCGCCGCTTTCAGTCGACGGCACCGAGGCTGCGGTGATCGATCGCCGCCGTGTCTCCGTACAATGGTTCAGCGGCACCATTCTGACTGGATTATGTGGCGCGGCCCTGATCGGCGGCGCCGTTTTTGCGTCGCTCGATGGCGAGATGACCTTCGCCAAGGTGCCGGAGCGCGTCGAAGGCGCGCTGCGCGGCGCCTTCACCGGCAATGATCGCGTCGTCAGCCTGCACAAGGGCGACCGCCTGCCGCCGCCGAGCGAATCCTCCGCCTCCCGCAGCCTGGTGCGCGTGTCGACCGTGACCCGCGTCGGCAATCGCGACGTGATGCGGGTGCGGCCCTTCATCCGGATTTCCGGCAATCTCTCGATGACCACGAGCGATCTGTCGTCCAAGATTCCGGCGTTCAACGCGCAGCGTCTGTTGACCGATGTCGGCTCCGACACGCCGGCGGCGGCCGAGGATCCGAATGCGGCCGACGCCGCCGAGCCCGACGCCGAGGTCTCTTTCGTCACCAAGGATCTCGGATCCGTGCTGCCGAAAGCCAAGCTCGCCGCCGTTGTCGCACTCGACGACGTGCTGATGCGAGTCCGCGACGCCGCCAATTGGCGCGGCTCCGGCGGTTCGGTGCGCTACGCGTCACTCGCCAATGCCGCGGCCGATGCCACCGGCGCCGGCCCCGATATCAGGATGGCTTACGCTACCGAGGGCAACACCTCCGACCCCTATGCAGGCTTCGAGACCCGCGTGGTGCCGGAGAACGTCACCCTGCTGCCGAAGACCAAGGAGCAGGTCACCGGCGGCAATCCGGTCGGTGAACGGGTTCACCTCGTCAAGAAGGGCGACAGCATCACCTCGATCCTGCGCGATCAGGGCGCAACGCCCGACGAGGCGAAGGCGATTGCCGCAACGCTCGGCCCGCGCGGCCGCGACGGCGGGCTGAAAGAGGGCCAGAAGGTGCGGATCCTGATGGCGCCGTCAGCACCGGGCGCCCGGCTGCAACCCTATCGGGTGGTCGTCGCCAACGACTCCGTCGTCGAAGCCATCGCCGCACTGTCCGATATCGGCAAATACGTTGCGGTCGACGTGCAGAGCATGAACACCACGACCGATACCGCCGACAATTCCAGCGACGATGACGAGGATGATGGCAGCGGCGTGCGGCTCTATCAGAGCATTTACGAGACCGCGCTGCGCAACAAGGTGCCGCCGACCGTCATCGACGATATGGTCAAGATTTACTCCTATGACGTCGATTTCCAGCGCAAGGTCCAGCCCGGCGACTCGTTCGACGTGTTCTATGCCGGCGAGGACGAGGGCGTCACCAGCACCGAAAAGACCGAAGTGCTCTACGCCGCGCTGACGGTCGGCGGCGAAACCAAGAAATATTACCGCTTCCAGAGTTCCGACGACGGCGTCGTCGACTACTACGACGAGACCGGCAAGAGCGCGAAGAAGTTCCTGGTCCGCAAGCCGGTCAACAACGCAATCATGCGTTCGGGCTTTGGCGGCCGCCGCCATCCGATCCTCGGCTATGTGAAGATGCACACCGGCGTCGACTGGGCCACCGCCTACGGCACGCCGATCTTCGCCTCCGGCAACGGCATGCTCGAGAAGGTCGGGTACGAGGGCGGTTACGGCAAATATATCCGCATCAAGCACTCCAATGGCTACGAGACGGCCTACGGCCACATGTCGGCCTTCGCCAAGGGCATGGAGATCGGCAAGAAGGTACGGCAGGGCCAGGTGATCGGCTTTGTCGGCTCGACCGGCCAGTCGACCGGCCCGCACGTCCACTACGAAATCCTGGTCAACGGCCGATTCGTCGACCCGATGCGCGTGAAGCTGCCACGCGGCCGCTCACTCGAAGGCCCGATGCTGGCGGGCTTCGAGAAGGAGCGCGACCGGATCGAAGCCCAGATGTCCAGCCGCGGCAGTTCGCGTATCGTCTCGGATGCCACGAGTTCCACGTCGCAGACGCGCTCCATTACCAACCGCTGA
- a CDS encoding helix-turn-helix domain-containing protein gives MSIIEDNADEALGRRVRAEREGRGWSLAELAGRAGVSKAMLSKIERAEASPTAATLSRIATAYGLTMAALFEVASHTSRLQRAKDQPVWRDPKAAYLRRQVFLHPANPLELVEVELPARQEAGFPASAYHLIRQVVWVISGRLTLMEGAERHELAAGDRVELGPPSDIVFRNETAQPCRYLVAIVRR, from the coding sequence ATGTCAATTATAGAAGACAATGCCGATGAAGCTCTCGGGCGGCGAGTTCGCGCTGAACGGGAGGGCCGCGGCTGGTCGCTGGCGGAACTCGCCGGGCGGGCTGGCGTGTCCAAGGCCATGCTGAGCAAGATCGAGCGGGCGGAGGCCAGCCCGACGGCGGCGACGCTGTCGCGGATTGCCACGGCCTATGGCCTGACCATGGCCGCGCTGTTCGAGGTTGCCTCACACACTTCCCGCCTGCAGCGGGCCAAGGATCAGCCGGTGTGGCGCGATCCGAAGGCGGCCTATCTGCGGCGGCAGGTGTTCCTGCATCCGGCCAATCCGCTGGAGCTGGTGGAAGTCGAGCTGCCTGCCAGGCAGGAAGCCGGCTTCCCGGCCAGCGCCTATCACCTGATCCGTCAGGTGGTCTGGGTCATCAGCGGCCGCCTTACCTTGATGGAAGGGGCAGAGCGCCATGAGCTCGCTGCGGGAGACCGCGTCGAGCTCGGGCCGCCGTCGGATATCGTCTTCCGTAACGAAACTGCTCAGCCCTGCCGCTACCTTGTCGCCATCGTGCGGCGCTGA
- a CDS encoding SPW repeat protein, whose product MENWTNAKLCDVANLILGAILFLSPWLFKFDAGTVSTNAHIVGLVMAVLAIAALAAFAVWEEWLNLIVGLWAMVSPWVLGFQAMTTATTVHVVIGIAVAVLAAIELWAMSQHPPRLTTHS is encoded by the coding sequence ATGGAGAACTGGACGAACGCAAAGCTGTGCGACGTCGCAAACCTGATCCTCGGCGCGATTCTCTTCCTGTCGCCGTGGCTGTTCAAGTTCGACGCCGGCACGGTTTCCACCAACGCCCACATCGTCGGCCTCGTGATGGCGGTCCTTGCGATCGCCGCGCTCGCGGCATTCGCGGTCTGGGAGGAGTGGCTGAACCTCATCGTCGGGCTTTGGGCAATGGTTTCGCCCTGGGTCCTCGGGTTCCAGGCAATGACCACCGCGACGACCGTGCACGTGGTGATCGGCATCGCCGTCGCCGTCCTTGCGGCGATCGAGCTCTGGGCGATGTCTCAGCATCCGCCTCGGCTCACAACACACAGCTGA
- a CDS encoding YARHG domain-containing protein, with translation MSMIMVSYRRVDQDTAGRIADHLIEKYGEKSVFFDVNSIRTGANFVDRIAKAIVACDVVIAVIGPHWIGKTDDGKPARLEDPADSVRFEIETALKHNKTLLPLLVNGATMPEAAELPESLRFLHFCNAARVDSGQDFRVHMTRLIDTINEVLSEAGRSPLREVSPIKRYWKYGAGLAAAALALAVWTVGPAFEHTVAKSGGQDDQTTVGRATPPAVPASVTQRAKAHDGFLFPDSDRRFLSEADLKDMSAIELRIARNEIFARHGRFFKDQVLANYFSQFAWYQPAAVEVPLSNLETTNVDTIEAKEHEK, from the coding sequence ATGAGCATGATCATGGTTTCGTACCGGCGGGTCGATCAGGACACAGCGGGCCGCATCGCCGACCATCTGATCGAGAAGTACGGTGAGAAATCCGTCTTCTTCGACGTCAACAGCATTCGCACCGGCGCCAACTTCGTCGACCGGATCGCCAAGGCCATCGTCGCCTGCGACGTCGTCATCGCGGTGATCGGTCCGCATTGGATCGGCAAGACTGACGATGGGAAACCTGCGCGTCTGGAGGATCCCGCAGATTCCGTGCGCTTCGAGATCGAAACGGCGCTGAAGCACAACAAGACGCTGCTGCCGCTGCTGGTGAACGGCGCAACCATGCCGGAGGCCGCCGAGCTGCCGGAATCGCTTCGCTTCCTGCACTTCTGCAACGCCGCCCGGGTCGACTCGGGTCAGGATTTTCGCGTGCACATGACCCGCCTGATCGATACGATCAACGAGGTCCTGAGTGAGGCCGGGCGATCGCCGCTGCGTGAAGTTTCGCCGATCAAGCGCTACTGGAAGTACGGCGCAGGCCTCGCCGCCGCGGCATTGGCGCTGGCCGTCTGGACCGTCGGGCCCGCGTTCGAACATACCGTGGCGAAGTCAGGCGGACAGGACGATCAGACCACCGTCGGACGCGCGACGCCGCCCGCCGTTCCGGCCTCCGTCACGCAGCGCGCCAAGGCGCATGACGGCTTTCTCTTTCCTGATTCCGATCGACGATTTCTGAGTGAGGCCGATCTCAAGGACATGTCGGCGATCGAGCTGCGCATCGCACGAAACGAGATTTTCGCGCGGCATGGCCGGTTCTTCAAGGATCAGGTGCTCGCGAACTACTTCTCGCAATTCGCCTGGTATCAACCCGCTGCGGTCGAAGTCCCCCTGAGCAACCTCGAGACGACCAACGTCGACACGATCGAGGCGAAGGAGCACGAGAAGTGA
- a CDS encoding TRAP transporter substrate-binding protein has protein sequence MKRRDFLRAGGVGLAATAVAAPAVAQSMPEVRWRLAASWPKALDTLYGGCEFFCKRVAEITDNRFQIQSFAAGEIVPGLQVLDAVSNGTVEMGNTALYYYWGKNPAFTFGTSLPFGLNTRQHISWLQWGGGSDLINNLLAEYNCVGIPTGSTGAQMGGWFRKEIKSMADLQGLKFRVGGFAGTIIAKVGGVPQQIAGGDIYPALEKGTIDAAEWVGPYDDEKLGFVKVAKFYYYPGWWEGTGQGHNVMNKDKWNALPKHYQAAIQAASEDTFTWVTGKYDAVNPPALKRLIVAGAQLRPFPQEVLEACYNAANEIYADLAKSNPHFGKMYASLSAYRNESLAWMQVAELSFDSFMMRMRTRT, from the coding sequence ATGAAGCGTCGTGATTTCTTGAGGGCAGGCGGCGTCGGGCTGGCTGCGACGGCGGTGGCTGCGCCCGCGGTCGCGCAATCGATGCCGGAGGTCAGGTGGCGGCTCGCGGCAAGCTGGCCGAAGGCGCTCGATACGCTCTACGGCGGCTGTGAATTCTTCTGCAAGCGCGTCGCCGAAATCACCGACAACCGTTTCCAGATCCAGTCCTTCGCCGCCGGCGAGATCGTGCCAGGCCTGCAGGTGCTGGACGCCGTTTCCAACGGCACGGTGGAGATGGGCAACACCGCGCTGTATTATTACTGGGGCAAGAATCCCGCGTTCACCTTCGGCACCTCGCTGCCATTCGGCCTCAACACGCGCCAGCATATTTCCTGGCTGCAATGGGGCGGCGGCAGCGATCTGATCAACAACCTGCTTGCGGAATACAACTGCGTCGGCATTCCGACCGGCTCGACCGGCGCCCAGATGGGCGGCTGGTTCCGGAAGGAGATCAAGTCAATGGCGGATCTGCAGGGGCTGAAATTCCGCGTCGGCGGCTTCGCCGGCACCATCATCGCCAAGGTCGGCGGCGTGCCGCAGCAGATCGCCGGCGGCGACATCTATCCGGCGCTGGAGAAAGGCACCATCGACGCCGCCGAGTGGGTCGGGCCGTATGACGACGAGAAGCTCGGCTTCGTCAAGGTCGCGAAATTCTACTACTACCCCGGCTGGTGGGAAGGCACCGGCCAGGGCCACAATGTGATGAACAAGGACAAGTGGAACGCGCTGCCGAAGCACTATCAGGCCGCGATCCAGGCCGCGTCCGAGGACACCTTCACCTGGGTCACCGGCAAATATGATGCGGTCAATCCGCCGGCGCTGAAGCGCCTGATCGTGGCCGGCGCGCAGCTGCGGCCGTTCCCGCAGGAGGTGCTGGAGGCCTGCTACAACGCAGCCAACGAGATCTACGCCGATCTCGCCAAGAGCAATCCGCATTTCGGCAAGATGTATGCGAGCCTTTCCGCCTATCGCAACGAATCGCTGGCCTGGATGCAGGTCGCCGAGCTCTCGTTCGACAGCTTCATGATGCGGATGCGCACCCGGACCTGA